A stretch of the Capsicum annuum cultivar UCD-10X-F1 chromosome 8, UCD10Xv1.1, whole genome shotgun sequence genome encodes the following:
- the LOC107879242 gene encoding LOW QUALITY PROTEIN: putative UDP-rhamnose:rhamnosyltransferase 1 (The sequence of the model RefSeq protein was modified relative to this genomic sequence to represent the inferred CDS: deleted 2 bases in 2 codons; substituted 1 base at 1 genomic stop codon): MRKDYNNVHVVMLPWAAAFGHLIPFFNLAITLAQVGGIHVSFVSTPRNIKRLPKVLPNLTHLVKLVEFPMPILDDNTLLPEDAEASVDVPPEKIQSLKAAYDLLQQPIKHFIADEKPDWIIADFAQHWIIDIAETYEIPIIYICIFGAASTGFSIGATALGEAPEILTSPVFQMLDFPSIYLAYRKYESLELMSTCYAEDASGESFAQRGSEILVACRAIAIHSCKELEESYSDLLHKIVDKPVFPVGLLAISSSTANLFNSHSSVQSIFKWLDQQKPRSILFVGFGTEFKPSKEQVIYEIAYRLELYGLQFIWILQKPREVAFRQRTTEKGVVHIGWAPQQEILRHPSIGGTLVQGGXVCSTVVALACVYDQAFNARFLVEKGLGIEVERNEEDGSFTRNEIEKALRYAMVSEEGEELRVRAKEAAAIFGDQKLHDSYVASLVEYLKNK; encoded by the exons aTGAGAAAGGATTATAATAATGTTCATGTCGTAATGCTGCCATGGGCTGCAGCATTTGGTCACCTTATCCCATTTTTCAATCTCGCCATAACCTTAGCTCAAGTAGGTGGAATTCATGTCTCGTTCGTATCAACACCCAGAAATATCAAAAGACTCCCTAAAGTTCTTCCAAACTTAACACACCTCGTAAAACTAGTGGAATTTCCAATGCCGATTCTTGATGACAACACTCTTTTGCCCGAAGATGCTGAAGCATCTGTCGACGTTCCTCCTGAAAAAATCCAGTCTTTGAAAGCAGCTTATGATCTCCTCCAACAACCCATCAAACACTTCATCGCGGATGAAAAGCCAGACTGGATCATTGCTGATTTCGCACAACATTGGATAATCGATATAGCTGAAACATACGAGATACCCATAATTTACATCTGCATTTTCGGTGCTGCATCAACAGGTTTCTCGATTGGTGCAACAGCATTAGGTGAAGCACCGGAAATTTTAACCTCACCGGTATTTCAGATGCTGGATTTCCCATCA ATTTATTTGGCTTATCGAAAGTACGAGTCATTAGAGCTTATGTCGACATGTTACGCAGAAGATGCCTCGGGTGAGTCATTTGCTCAACGTGGATCTGAAATACTTGTTGCGTGTAGAGCTATAGCTATACATAGTTGCAAAGAATTGGAAGAATCATACTCAGATCTTTTACATAAAATTGTCGACAAGCCTGTATTTCCAGTTGGATTATTagcaatatcatcatcaacagcAAACTTGTTCAACAGCCATTCATCCGTGCAGAGCATTTTTAAATGGCTGGATCAACAGAAGCCGAGGTCAATCTTATTCGTTGGATTTGGAACTGAATTTAAACCGAGTAAAGAGCAAGTC ATATATGAAATAGCTTACCGGCTTGAGCTTTACGGACTACAATTCATATGGATACTCCAGAAGCCCAGAGAAGTGGCCTTCCGGCAGAGGACCACAGAAAAAGGAGTGGTGCACATTGGATGGGCTCCACAGCAGGAGATTCTAAGACATCCTTCAATTGGGGGTACCCTGGTTCAAGGGGGGTAAGTTTGCAGCACGGTTGTTGCTCTAGCATGTGTCTATGATCAGGCTTTTAATGCGAGATTCCTGGTGGAAAAAGGATTGGGAATTGAAgtggagagaaatgaagaggacGGGTCGTTTACTAGAAATGAGATAGAGAAAGCATTGAGGTATGCTATGGTTTCTGAGGAAGGTGAAGAGCTGAGAGTACGAGCGAAAGAAGCTGCGGCCATTTTTGGAGATCAGAAGCTTCATGACTCATACGTTGCTAGTTTGGTTGAGTATCTGAAGAACAAATAG
- the LOC107879244 gene encoding putative UDP-rhamnose:rhamnosyltransferase 1 produces the protein MLPWSAFGHLIPFFNLSIALAQVGEIHVSFISTPKNIQRLPKVPPSLTHLVKLVEFPLPSLDDKTLLPEDAEASVDLPLEKIQYLKAAYDLLREPIKQFIADQKPDWIIVDFFQYWMGEIAEAYDIPMIHFSVFAAASRSFLIAARTSGPMPESLTSPFSEKLHFPSTLAYRSYEAAEFYSMCYQEDATGVSYAQRSAKVLGACRAMATRSCKEFDSDYLEAVQKLICKPKIPVGLLTPPSGGDLNHDQSLQRLFKWLNQQNPRSVLFVGLGSECKPNRDQVYEIAHGIELSGLPFLWILQKPSWSNTSDDVDPLPTGFDTRTAEKGVVHVGWAPQKEILAHPSIGWSLLHAGIGSIIETLQHGHVLVALPFVYDQGLNARLLVEKGLGIEVERNEENGSFTRKDIAKALTYAMVSKEGKELRARAREAASVFGDTQLHNSYISTFVEYLKAKGE, from the coding sequence ATGCTACCATGGTCTGCATTTGGTCACCTTATTCCATTCTTCAATCTCTCCATAGCCTTAGCTCAAGTTGGAGAAATTCATGTTTCATTCATATCCACTCCGAAAAATATCCAAAGACTCCCTAAAGTCCCTCCTAGCTTAACACATCTTGTAAAACTAGTGGAATTTCCATTGCCAAGTCTTGATGACAAGACTCTTTTGCCTGAAGATGCTGAAGCTTCTGTTGATCTTCCTTTAGAAAAAATCCAGTACTTGAAAGCAGCTTATGATCTCCTCCGAGAACCGATCAAACAGTTCATTGCTGATCAAAAACCTGATTGGATTATTGTTGACTTCTTCCAATATTGGATGGGTGAGATTGCTGAAGCTTATGATATCCCTATGATTCACTTCAGTGTTTTCGCAGCTGCTTCAAGATCTTTCTTGATTGCTGCAAGAACTTCAGGACCGATGCCCGAAAGTCTCACCTCACCTTTTTCTGAGAAGCTGCATTTTCCATCAACATTGGCTTACCGGAGTTACGAGGCAGCAGAGTTTTACTCCATGTGTTACCAAGAAGATGCCACAGGGGTATCGTACGCTCAACGTTCCGCCAAGGTATTGGGTGCATGTCGAGCTATGGCTACACGTAGTTGCAAAGAATTCGACAGTGATTACTTGGAAGCTGTCCAAAAACTCATCTGTAAGCCTAAAATCCCAGTTGGATTACTAACACCACCATCAGGGGGAGACCTCAATCACGATCAATCGTTGCAGAGGCTCTTCAAATGGCTCAACCAACAGAATCCTCGGTCAGTTCTATTTGTGGGACTTGGAAGTGAGTGTAAGCCAAATAGAGACCAAGTATATGAAATAGCTCATGGGATTGAGCTCTCTGGGCTACCATTTTTATGGATATTACAAAAGCCTAGCTGGAGTAATACTTCAGATGATGTGGATCCTTTGCCAACAGGATTCGACACGAGGACTGCAGAGAAAGGAGTGGTGCATGTCGGGTGGGCACCTCAAAAGGAAATTCTAGCACATCCTTCTATCGGGTGGAGTCTACTTCATGCCGGCATAGGTTCTATCATAGAAACACTGCAACACGGCCATGTTCTTGTTGCTCTTCCGTTTGTGTATGATCAAGGATTGAATGCGAGATTATTAGTGGAAAAAGGATTGGGAATTGAAGTGGAGAGAAACGAAGAAAATGGATCATTTACTAGAAAAGATATAGCTAAGGCATTGACGTATGCTATGGTTTCCAAGGAAGGTAAAGAGCTGAGAGCAAGAGCAAGAGAAGCTGCTTCAGTTTTTGGAGATACACAGCTTCATAATTCCTACATTTCTACCTTTGTTGAGTATCTAAAAGCTAAGGGGGAATAA
- the LOC107839228 gene encoding uncharacterized protein LOC107839228 isoform X1, with translation MKNRPQDHVVTFILAETNNVRNNFRRILLRIMFTIVFFFCLSYLFYTLFFLNPPFKSTQKALDTLIRFNQANQSNTIQKKPTIKPPVEKTQLNHIVFGIGSSCATWKHRKEYVKLWWKPNKMRGFVWLDKPMIMSQNQSMSPSNYNNVTSSLPQIKISSDTSRFKYTNKKGDRSGIRISRALSETVRADSENVRWYVMGDDDTFFVPKNLVRVLRKYDHNQYYYIGSVSETHWQNHEFSYNMAYGGGGFAISYPLAKAIQKMQDKCLQKYTHLYGSDDRIQACMAELGVPLTKEVGFHQFDLQGSAMGLLSAHPVAPLISLHHLDKIQPIFPNVSRVKALRRLNKPIELDSAGLMQQSICYDRPKGWTISVSWGYSVQINRGILAARDIEKPIQTFNDWYGTGDENSYTFNTRPYRKNACQRPFFYLLSNVHVTTNHTTTSVYVYDGAPGRKCKWHMADPSGVRRVEVYKKPDPNLWDKVITSVLLSLMLLTLQKCRCASVGSSKNALLLKDPTHYDSIFEEFEQH, from the exons ATGAAAAACAGACCACAAGATCATGTGGTCACTTTTATCTTGGCAGAAACCAATAATGTGAGGAACAATTTTAGAAGAATTCTTCTAAGAATTATGTTCACCATTGTCTTCTTCTTTTGTctttcatacttattttacacCTTATTCTTCTTAAATCCACCATTCAAGTCCACTCAAAAAGCTTTAGATACTTTAATTAGATTTAACCAAGCAAATCAGTCAAATACTATCCAAAAAAAACCTACTATAAAACCTCCGGTAGAAAAAACTCAGCTGAACCATATTGTTTTTGGCATTGGATCATCATGCGCCACGTGGAAACATCGAAAAGAGTACGTTAAATTATGGTGGAAGCCAAATAAAATGCGAGGGTTTGTATGGTTAGACAAACCTATGATCATGTCACAAAATCAAAGCATGAGTCCTAGTAATTACAACAATGTTACTAGTTCACTTCCACAAATCAAAATTTCTAGTGACACATCAAGATTCAAGTATACCAATAAAAAAGGCGATCGATCGGGGATTCGTATATCCCGGGCCCTATCGGAAACAGTAAGGGCAGATTCGGAAAATGTGAGGTGGTACGTGATGGGGGACGATGATACATTTTTCGTGCCCAAAAATTTGGTTAGGGTGTTGAGGAAATATGATCATAACCAATATTATTATATAGGGAGTGTATCGGAAACACATTGGCAAAATCATGAGTTTTCGTATAATATGGCTTATGGAGGTGGAGGTTTTGCTATAAGTTATCCATTGGCAAAGGCAATTCAGAAAATGCAAGATAAATGTCTACAAAAGTATACACATTTGTATGGATCAGATGATAGGATTCAAGCTTGTATGGCTGAACTTGGAGTTCCTCTCACCAAAGAAGTTGGATTTCACCAG TTTGATCTACAAGGTAGTGCAATGGGCCTCCTCTCGGCCCATCCAGTAGCACCATTGATTTCTCTTCATCATCTTGATAAAATCCAGCCCATCTTCCCAAATGTAAGCCGAGTTAAAGCGTTGAGACGGCTCAACAAGCCCATAGAACTGGACTCAGCTGGGCTCATGCAACAGTCCATTTGTTATGATAGGCCCAAAGGATGGACCATTTCCGTCTCGTGGGGCTATTCGGTCCAGATAAATAGAGGTATCTTAGCAGCCCGTGATATAGAAAAGCCCATTCAAACTTTCAATGATTGGTATGGAACTGGTGATGAGAACTCCTACACATTCAACACAAGGCCATATCGTAAAAATGCTTGTCAAAGACCATTTTTCTATTTGTTGTCTAATGTACATGTGACAACCAATCATACGACGACAAGCGTATACGTGTATGACGGGGCCCCTGGACGGAAGTGCAAGTGGCATATGGCCGATCCATCTGGCGTACGCCGCGTGGAAGTGTACAAGAAGCCTGATCCAAATTTATGGGACAAGGTAATTACTTCTGTTTTATTGTCACTTATGTTGTTGACTCTCCAAAAATGTCGTTGCGCAAGTGTAGGATCCAGCAAAAATGCattacttttgaaggatccgacacattatgatagtatttttgaagagttcgagcaacattgA
- the LOC107839228 gene encoding uncharacterized protein LOC107839228 isoform X2, with protein MKNRPQDHVVTFILAETNNVRNNFRRILLRIMFTIVFFFCLSYLFYTLFFLNPPFKSTQKALDTLIRFNQANQSNTIQKKPTIKPPVEKTQLNHIVFGIGSSCATWKHRKEYVKLWWKPNKMRGFVWLDKPMIMSQNQSMSPSNYNNVTSSLPQIKISSDTSRFKYTNKKGDRSGIRISRALSETVRADSENVRWYVMGDDDTFFVPKNLVRVLRKYDHNQYYYIGSVSETHWQNHEFSYNMAYGGGGFAISYPLAKAIQKMQDKCLQKYTHLYGSDDRIQACMAELGVPLTKEVGFHQFDLQGSAMGLLSAHPVAPLISLHHLDKIQPIFPNVSRVKALRRLNKPIELDSAGLMQQSICYDRPKGWTISVSWGYSVQINRGILAARDIEKPIQTFNDWYGTGDENSYTFNTRPYRKNACQRPFFYLLSNVHVTTNHTTTSVYVYDGAPGRKCKWHMADPSGVRRVEVYKKPDPNLWDKSPRRNCCRILPTNKNDTLLVDVGECKDGETI; from the exons ATGAAAAACAGACCACAAGATCATGTGGTCACTTTTATCTTGGCAGAAACCAATAATGTGAGGAACAATTTTAGAAGAATTCTTCTAAGAATTATGTTCACCATTGTCTTCTTCTTTTGTctttcatacttattttacacCTTATTCTTCTTAAATCCACCATTCAAGTCCACTCAAAAAGCTTTAGATACTTTAATTAGATTTAACCAAGCAAATCAGTCAAATACTATCCAAAAAAAACCTACTATAAAACCTCCGGTAGAAAAAACTCAGCTGAACCATATTGTTTTTGGCATTGGATCATCATGCGCCACGTGGAAACATCGAAAAGAGTACGTTAAATTATGGTGGAAGCCAAATAAAATGCGAGGGTTTGTATGGTTAGACAAACCTATGATCATGTCACAAAATCAAAGCATGAGTCCTAGTAATTACAACAATGTTACTAGTTCACTTCCACAAATCAAAATTTCTAGTGACACATCAAGATTCAAGTATACCAATAAAAAAGGCGATCGATCGGGGATTCGTATATCCCGGGCCCTATCGGAAACAGTAAGGGCAGATTCGGAAAATGTGAGGTGGTACGTGATGGGGGACGATGATACATTTTTCGTGCCCAAAAATTTGGTTAGGGTGTTGAGGAAATATGATCATAACCAATATTATTATATAGGGAGTGTATCGGAAACACATTGGCAAAATCATGAGTTTTCGTATAATATGGCTTATGGAGGTGGAGGTTTTGCTATAAGTTATCCATTGGCAAAGGCAATTCAGAAAATGCAAGATAAATGTCTACAAAAGTATACACATTTGTATGGATCAGATGATAGGATTCAAGCTTGTATGGCTGAACTTGGAGTTCCTCTCACCAAAGAAGTTGGATTTCACCAG TTTGATCTACAAGGTAGTGCAATGGGCCTCCTCTCGGCCCATCCAGTAGCACCATTGATTTCTCTTCATCATCTTGATAAAATCCAGCCCATCTTCCCAAATGTAAGCCGAGTTAAAGCGTTGAGACGGCTCAACAAGCCCATAGAACTGGACTCAGCTGGGCTCATGCAACAGTCCATTTGTTATGATAGGCCCAAAGGATGGACCATTTCCGTCTCGTGGGGCTATTCGGTCCAGATAAATAGAGGTATCTTAGCAGCCCGTGATATAGAAAAGCCCATTCAAACTTTCAATGATTGGTATGGAACTGGTGATGAGAACTCCTACACATTCAACACAAGGCCATATCGTAAAAATGCTTGTCAAAGACCATTTTTCTATTTGTTGTCTAATGTACATGTGACAACCAATCATACGACGACAAGCGTATACGTGTATGACGGGGCCCCTGGACGGAAGTGCAAGTGGCATATGGCCGATCCATCTGGCGTACGCCGCGTGGAAGTGTACAAGAAGCCTGATCCAAATTTATGGGACAAG TCTCCAAGAAGAAATTGCTGCAGAATTTTGCCTACAAACAAGAATGACACTCTTTTAGTAGATGTGGGTGAATGCAAAGATGGTGAAACCATCTAA